The following coding sequences are from one Deltaproteobacteria bacterium window:
- the murQ gene encoding N-acetylmuramic acid 6-phosphate etherase has protein sequence MVNKSRRKQRDIGPTEKDNPVSLDIDVASALKIAEIINRQDQKVALAVRSQLKAIARAITMVQEALEQGGRLFYVGAGTSGRLGVLDAAECPPTFGVSPKKVQGIIAGGKKALWKSVEKAEDNLRAGVEVIRRARVQAQDIVCGISASGKTPFVRGALAEAAKRKARCILITCHPSPPIAPQGGVVINPPIGPEVIAGSTRLKAGTATKMILNMISTGAMIRLGKVYGNLMVDVRPTSAKLKDRAERIIMTVLGCSRSRAQRLLQSAKNQTKVAIVVGAKGCNVREAERLLKQEKGLLRKVL, from the coding sequence TTGGTCAATAAATCAAGAAGAAAACAAAGAGATATTGGGCCGACGGAAAAAGACAATCCTGTTTCGCTTGATATTGATGTAGCCTCGGCCCTAAAGATCGCAGAGATCATAAACCGCCAAGACCAAAAAGTCGCTCTGGCCGTCCGGTCGCAGTTAAAGGCCATTGCCCGGGCAATTACAATGGTCCAGGAAGCGCTGGAGCAAGGAGGAAGGCTTTTTTATGTCGGGGCAGGAACCAGCGGGAGGTTGGGAGTGTTGGACGCCGCGGAATGTCCCCCGACCTTCGGAGTTTCCCCGAAAAAAGTCCAAGGAATCATCGCGGGGGGCAAGAAAGCGCTATGGAAGTCAGTGGAAAAAGCAGAGGATAACCTGCGAGCCGGGGTTGAGGTTATCCGCAGGGCTCGGGTTCAAGCGCAAGACATCGTCTGCGGAATCAGCGCATCGGGAAAAACGCCTTTTGTCCGCGGAGCTTTGGCTGAGGCTGCAAAAAGGAAAGCCCGGTGTATTTTGATTACCTGCCACCCATCGCCCCCGATTGCCCCTCAAGGAGGGGTGGTCATCAACCCCCCCATTGGGCCAGAAGTCATCGCCGGCTCTACCCGGCTGAAAGCCGGCACCGCAACCAAGATGATCCTGAATATGATTTCCACCGGGGCAATGATCCGCCTGGGAAAGGTTTATGGCAACTTGATGGTGGACGTGAGGCCTACCTCGGCCAAGCTCAAGGACAGGGCCGAAAGGATTATTATGACCGTTTTGGGATGTTCCCGGTCTCGCGCCCAAAGGCTTTTACAATCAGCGAAAAACCAGACGAAGGTAGCCATTGTCGTGGGGGCCAAAGGTTGTAATGTCCGCGAGGCCGAACGATTGCTGAAGCAGGAAAAAGGGCTCTTGAGGAAAGTGCTTTGA
- a CDS encoding flavodoxin family protein, with amino-acid sequence MRVLGIYGSPRKGGNTELLLKELLRGCQDVGAEIEEVFLRALKVSPCLEIYACKKNGQCPIPDDMQSLYPKLVEADALALASPIFFYAVSAHAKAFIDRCQVMWARKYLLKQPISPGKPHRRGVFLSVGGSKGSKIFDGPLLTMKYFFDSLDMTFYRSLLFQNIDAQGDILKHPAAMAEAYALGKELVLESSCK; translated from the coding sequence ATGCGTGTCTTAGGGATCTACGGAAGTCCCCGCAAAGGAGGGAACACAGAATTGCTCCTGAAAGAGCTGCTGCGAGGGTGTCAGGACGTAGGAGCAGAAATCGAAGAAGTTTTTCTCCGCGCCTTGAAGGTTTCACCGTGCTTAGAAATTTACGCTTGTAAAAAAAACGGGCAATGCCCAATCCCAGATGATATGCAATCCCTCTACCCCAAATTAGTAGAAGCCGATGCCTTGGCTTTGGCTTCACCGATCTTCTTCTACGCGGTAAGCGCTCACGCTAAAGCTTTCATCGACCGCTGCCAGGTCATGTGGGCCAGGAAGTATCTGCTGAAGCAGCCCATTTCGCCTGGAAAACCCCATCGCCGAGGAGTATTTCTGTCCGTGGGAGGGTCCAAGGGAAGCAAGATATTTGACGGCCCCCTACTGACCATGAAGTATTTTTTTGATTCTCTGGATATGACGTTTTACCGATCCTTACTTTTCCAGAACATCGACGCGCAAGGCGATATTTTGAAACATCCTGCGGCAATGGCCGAAGCGTATGCCTTGGGAAAGGAATTAGTCCTGGAGAGTTCGTGTAAATAA
- the pal gene encoding peptidoglycan-associated lipoprotein Pal → MKTIRILLLVMLALILVLGVGCAKKVIHSEATPFTPLKVEAKPPEIKPEEKSAEKLEAPAPDQLAAQERERKIKEEALREETLREKSLREKAFREETAQREALAREAALKKINLESIYFDYDQAVIVEGQKEIMLKNSQWLKANPQARIKIEGNCDERGTAEYNLALGQRRADAAKDFLEGLGINSKRMQTISYGFERPLQQGQDEAAWAKNRRVDFVLIR, encoded by the coding sequence GTGAAGACCATCAGAATTTTATTGCTGGTGATGTTAGCCTTAATTTTAGTGCTGGGTGTGGGCTGCGCGAAAAAAGTTATCCATTCCGAGGCGACGCCTTTTACACCCCTAAAGGTGGAAGCGAAGCCCCCTGAAATTAAGCCAGAAGAAAAATCCGCAGAAAAACTTGAAGCCCCCGCCCCGGATCAGTTAGCCGCTCAGGAACGGGAGAGGAAGATAAAAGAGGAGGCCCTGCGGGAGGAAACGCTCCGGGAAAAATCCTTAAGGGAAAAGGCGTTCAGGGAGGAGACGGCCCAAAGAGAAGCTTTGGCCCGGGAAGCCGCTCTGAAGAAGATAAATCTGGAATCGATTTATTTCGATTACGACCAGGCGGTCATTGTCGAGGGCCAAAAAGAAATCATGCTAAAAAATTCCCAATGGCTCAAGGCCAACCCGCAAGCGCGGATTAAAATTGAAGGAAACTGTGATGAGCGCGGGACGGCGGAATATAACTTGGCCCTTGGCCAGAGAAGGGCGGATGCAGCCAAAGATTTCTTGGAAGGATTGGGAATTAATTCCAAGCGGATGCAAACCATCAGTTATGGATTTGAACGTCCTCTCCAGCAGGGCCAGGATGAAGCTGCCTGGGCCAAAAATCGAAGGGTAGATTTTGTTCTCATCCGGTGA
- a CDS encoding HU family DNA-binding protein: MTKNQVVSYLAEQVGITKKQANAALDELAGLAAKIIKKGDKLALPGFVTVKVQNRKARIGRNPQTGEPLKIPAKKVVKAVPAAALKAILSPKKK; the protein is encoded by the coding sequence ATGACAAAAAATCAGGTCGTTTCCTATCTGGCGGAGCAGGTCGGCATCACTAAAAAGCAGGCCAATGCTGCTCTCGACGAACTGGCCGGCTTGGCGGCAAAAATTATCAAAAAAGGGGATAAACTGGCCCTTCCTGGCTTCGTCACCGTTAAGGTCCAAAACCGCAAAGCACGAATCGGCCGCAATCCCCAAACTGGGGAGCCTCTTAAGATTCCGGCCAAGAAAGTAGTGAAGGCTGTCCCCGCCGCAGCCTTAAAAGCAATCCTTAGTCCCAAGAAAAAATAG